Proteins from a single region of Natrinema amylolyticum:
- a CDS encoding class I adenylate-forming enzyme family protein has protein sequence MQGLTLSWLAERNAYKFPEKEAIVMTPVDGGRTAVTNATFDERINQVANGLRNRDIEQGDKVAVYTTNSIPTLEMYLGAMRIGALPVPVNHRFEADEVRYVLEDSDADLLLFDDHAAEIVDKIHDEPATPDEMLFYGKGRPDYADDYVDFREQSATAPVEIVSSRVDEAMLMYTSGTTGDPKGCLLTHDNIIQMTVNGIVEKAFEGRDVNVDGRGLIVTPLFHIAAFGMFVNNYYAGATTVLMDGFEPNRVMDVIEEEAVTSGFFVPMMARALLAVDDFEDYDLSAFEEFGIGAAPSGRELKETVSEAFDADLQEAFGQTEMSPTTTLLQPSQALDHPDSVGKPVINVLFKVIDPKTREEVEPGEIGQVCYRGPTMFNGYYGMPDRTEEVFDDEGFFVSGDLVRQDEDGFVEFIGRADNMIITGGENVYPAEIEETLHEHPAVDEVAIVGVPDDTWGERIKAAIVPVDGQDPSAEELQTYVGDRLADYKKPREFVFLESLPRNPTGKVLKEPLEGEEGEILGWES, from the coding sequence ATGCAAGGTTTGACTCTTAGCTGGCTTGCAGAGCGGAACGCGTACAAGTTCCCCGAAAAGGAAGCGATCGTTATGACCCCCGTCGACGGGGGACGAACCGCCGTCACGAACGCCACCTTCGACGAAAGGATCAATCAGGTCGCGAACGGATTGCGGAATCGAGACATCGAACAAGGCGACAAAGTCGCCGTCTACACGACGAACTCGATTCCGACGCTCGAAATGTACCTCGGCGCGATGCGAATCGGCGCGTTGCCGGTGCCGGTCAACCACCGGTTCGAAGCCGATGAGGTGCGATACGTCCTCGAGGACTCCGACGCGGACCTGCTCCTGTTCGACGATCACGCCGCGGAGATTGTCGACAAAATCCACGACGAACCGGCTACGCCTGACGAGATGCTGTTCTACGGGAAAGGCCGACCCGACTACGCCGACGACTACGTCGACTTCCGCGAACAGTCTGCGACGGCCCCCGTCGAAATCGTCTCTTCCCGAGTCGACGAGGCGATGCTGATGTACACCTCGGGGACGACCGGCGATCCGAAGGGTTGTCTGCTCACCCACGACAACATCATCCAGATGACAGTCAACGGGATCGTCGAGAAAGCCTTCGAGGGACGCGACGTCAACGTCGACGGACGCGGACTGATCGTGACGCCGCTGTTTCACATCGCCGCGTTCGGGATGTTTGTCAACAACTACTACGCGGGTGCGACGACCGTCCTGATGGACGGGTTCGAACCGAACCGAGTCATGGACGTGATCGAGGAGGAGGCAGTGACCTCCGGTTTCTTCGTTCCGATGATGGCTCGAGCGCTGTTGGCAGTAGACGACTTTGAGGACTACGATCTTTCGGCGTTCGAGGAGTTCGGAATCGGCGCTGCACCGTCGGGAAGAGAACTCAAAGAGACGGTCTCGGAAGCGTTCGACGCCGACTTGCAGGAGGCGTTCGGACAGACCGAGATGTCGCCGACGACGACGCTCCTCCAGCCGAGCCAAGCGCTTGACCATCCGGACAGCGTCGGAAAACCGGTTATCAACGTTCTGTTCAAGGTTATCGACCCTAAAACCCGCGAAGAGGTCGAACCCGGGGAAATCGGACAGGTCTGTTACCGCGGGCCGACGATGTTCAACGGCTACTACGGGATGCCCGACCGAACTGAGGAAGTCTTCGACGACGAGGGATTTTTCGTGTCGGGCGATCTGGTCCGCCAAGACGAAGACGGGTTCGTCGAATTCATCGGCCGCGCCGACAATATGATAATCACCGGCGGCGAGAACGTCTACCCGGCCGAAATAGAGGAGACGCTCCACGAACATCCGGCCGTCGACGAAGTAGCGATCGTCGGCGTACCCGACGATACCTGGGGCGAACGCATCAAAGCGGCAATTGTACCGGTTGACGGACAGGACCCCTCGGCCGAAGAGCTACAGACCTATGTCGGCGACCGACTTGCGGATTACAAGAAACCGAGGGAGTTCGTCTTCCTCGAGTCGCTGCCGCGGAACCCGACCGGAAAAGTGCTCAAAGAGCCCCTCGAGGGCGAAGAGGGAGAGATTCTCGGCTGGGAATCCTGA
- a CDS encoding ABC transporter substrate-binding protein, translating to MAEWSDESGVDVTHQEVADDTEMLELISANPEEFDFTNPVPAAFAQHRLLYDEELFTEIDYGEIPNYDNIKDSWQEAPFLQGHDYGTFYYNNSQGIAYNTEHAEPTSWEDVKDPDHEGSLTLHDNAIARFANTCAQLDIDPGEAANDDALLDEVYNEMEELHQNVFTYWAAGDEWMRLLREEQAHVVEGWGGRTETLEEDGNPVSYVIPEEGCLTYATAFAVVEESDMKEEVYDLLNFLYERENAASLSLGHNYPVQLEDPPEEITNRYDYVEDPDDVVWFDWEQILPIQDELEQRFNQVKSQ from the coding sequence ATGGCCGAATGGTCGGACGAATCCGGTGTCGACGTAACGCATCAGGAGGTCGCAGACGACACCGAGATGCTCGAGCTCATTTCGGCGAATCCCGAGGAGTTCGACTTCACGAACCCCGTCCCCGCGGCGTTCGCCCAGCACCGACTGTTGTACGACGAAGAACTGTTCACCGAAATCGACTACGGCGAGATTCCGAACTACGACAATATCAAGGATTCCTGGCAGGAGGCGCCGTTTCTCCAGGGCCACGACTACGGGACGTTTTACTACAACAACTCGCAGGGAATCGCCTACAACACCGAGCACGCGGAGCCAACGTCGTGGGAGGACGTCAAAGATCCGGACCACGAAGGCTCACTCACGCTCCACGACAACGCCATCGCGAGGTTCGCGAACACGTGTGCGCAACTCGATATCGATCCGGGTGAAGCGGCCAACGACGACGCGTTGCTTGACGAGGTGTACAACGAAATGGAGGAGTTACACCAGAACGTCTTCACGTACTGGGCGGCCGGTGACGAGTGGATGCGACTACTACGGGAAGAGCAAGCGCACGTCGTGGAAGGGTGGGGTGGCCGAACTGAAACGCTCGAGGAAGACGGCAATCCGGTAAGCTACGTCATTCCTGAGGAGGGGTGTCTCACCTACGCAACCGCATTCGCCGTCGTCGAGGAGAGCGACATGAAAGAGGAGGTGTACGATCTGCTCAACTTCCTCTACGAACGGGAGAACGCCGCCAGCCTGTCACTCGGACACAACTATCCAGTGCAACTCGAGGATCCGCCCGAAGAGATTACCAATCGGTACGATTACGTCGAAGATCCGGACGATGTCGTCTGGTTCGATTGGGAACAGATTCTTCCGATACAGGACGAACTCGAGCAACGGTTTAACCAAGTCAAGTCGCAGTAA
- a CDS encoding acyl-CoA dehydrogenase family protein, which yields MPTLETDVHELIRDSVQDLAADFDSTYWREHVEEKRFPEEYWEALADNGWLGVAIDEEYGGEGMGMHEMAMVIEELARGGGQGGIIFILTPVFGGISIQRHGTDEQKEAYLPQIVDGNLKFCMGLTEPNAGTNTLSIETTAERDGDEFVIDGEKTFISSVETADEMLLVARTSPFDPSNPVHGGTLFLVSEPAERDAISLSKLDTAVPWFEHQYQVTIDGLRVHEDDILGTVDNGFKLMFDTLNTERIAGAASALGGGLRAIDLAVDYANDRDVFGQPIGSHQSIQHPLAESYAKLLAAREITYSAASKWDSGEDCSMETNAAKLLTSEFSTEAASRAIQTHGGNGFTKEYEVYQIWQNSRLTQTVPVSNEMAKNHIAEHHLGLPRSY from the coding sequence ATGCCTACGCTCGAGACAGATGTCCACGAACTGATTCGCGATTCGGTACAGGACCTCGCTGCCGACTTCGATTCGACGTATTGGCGCGAACACGTCGAGGAGAAACGCTTCCCCGAGGAGTACTGGGAGGCGCTCGCAGACAACGGATGGCTCGGTGTCGCCATCGACGAGGAGTACGGCGGCGAGGGAATGGGGATGCACGAGATGGCGATGGTCATCGAGGAGTTAGCACGCGGCGGCGGACAGGGCGGGATCATCTTCATCCTGACGCCGGTTTTCGGCGGGATCAGCATTCAACGCCACGGAACGGACGAACAGAAGGAAGCGTACCTGCCACAGATCGTCGACGGCAACCTCAAGTTCTGTATGGGGCTTACGGAACCGAACGCGGGAACGAACACGCTCTCGATAGAGACGACTGCCGAGCGAGACGGCGACGAGTTCGTTATAGATGGCGAGAAGACCTTCATTAGTAGCGTCGAAACCGCTGACGAAATGTTGTTGGTCGCTCGAACGTCACCGTTCGATCCGTCGAATCCCGTCCACGGCGGCACGCTCTTTCTCGTCTCCGAACCGGCCGAGCGCGACGCGATTTCGCTGTCGAAGCTCGACACGGCGGTACCGTGGTTCGAACACCAGTACCAGGTCACCATCGACGGACTCCGCGTCCACGAGGACGACATCCTGGGAACGGTCGATAACGGATTCAAACTCATGTTCGACACCCTCAATACCGAACGCATCGCCGGCGCAGCCAGCGCGCTCGGTGGCGGACTGCGCGCGATCGACCTAGCGGTCGACTACGCGAACGATCGCGACGTCTTCGGACAGCCCATCGGCTCCCATCAATCGATCCAGCATCCCCTCGCCGAGTCCTACGCCAAACTACTGGCCGCTCGAGAGATCACGTACAGTGCGGCCTCGAAGTGGGATTCCGGCGAGGACTGCAGTATGGAGACCAACGCCGCGAAGTTACTGACGAGCGAATTCAGTACCGAAGCGGCGTCTCGAGCGATCCAGACCCACGGTGGGAACGGGTTCACGAAAGAGTACGAAGTCTACCAGATCTGGCAGAATTCGCGTCTCACGCAGACGGTACCGGTCTCGAACGAAATGGCGAAAAACCACATCGCAGAGCATCACCTCGGACTCCCGCGATCATACTGA
- a CDS encoding acyl-CoA synthetase, whose translation MPYNDAYEAVADLYDEEAGWEEHAHVGDKESFNVATEALGRHGNSDETGLRIRDFGSGETETYTFAELDAAANRVANYLSEHTDRGARIGAKLPTQFELYAVVFGTIKAGRIYLPLAPVFGPDALNYRLEDSRASVLFTTESGCEIVDADLPALDRIVTVDGGSVDGSTIVDDYDAVREHDDAFDAVETHPNDPFTLTYTSGTTGSPKGVLSPHRGPVELHAYTEYVVDLRPDDVYLVAASPSWSYGLNMGTIMSGVRGTAIGCYRGQFDPLTFFETLEEWDVDNAMIPPTALRQSRAAGIDLSEYDIDLRVLISAGEALDQDTVDWCEEGLGAPPQDSYGLTEGGMVVCNYAFDDWEVKPGSMGRTIPGTEVALLDEDGNEVEQGEVGEIAIKRDDTSTGTYWGRPEKTLETFTGLWLRTGDLARQDEDGYFWYVSRADNVIISSGYRIGPEEVEETLLNHPAVEEAAVVGKDHDTRGEIVAAYVTLVDDYEPSADLEDELSDFAREELSKHEYPREIAFIDELPKTASGKIKRAELGD comes from the coding sequence GTGCCATACAACGACGCATACGAGGCCGTAGCCGATCTGTACGACGAGGAAGCGGGCTGGGAAGAACACGCCCACGTCGGCGACAAAGAGTCGTTCAACGTGGCTACGGAAGCGCTCGGCCGCCACGGTAATTCGGACGAGACGGGTCTGCGAATCCGCGACTTCGGGAGCGGCGAGACGGAAACGTACACGTTCGCCGAACTCGACGCCGCCGCAAATCGGGTCGCCAACTATCTGAGCGAACACACCGACCGCGGCGCCCGTATCGGTGCGAAATTGCCCACGCAGTTCGAACTGTACGCCGTCGTCTTCGGAACGATCAAAGCCGGACGAATCTACCTTCCGCTAGCTCCCGTCTTCGGACCGGACGCGCTGAACTATCGACTCGAGGACTCACGAGCGTCGGTACTGTTTACGACCGAGAGCGGCTGTGAGATCGTCGACGCGGACCTGCCAGCCCTCGATCGGATCGTCACGGTCGACGGTGGGTCCGTCGACGGATCGACGATCGTCGACGACTACGACGCCGTTCGAGAACACGACGACGCCTTCGACGCCGTCGAGACGCATCCGAACGATCCGTTCACCCTCACGTACACCTCGGGGACGACGGGGTCGCCGAAGGGCGTACTGAGTCCGCACCGCGGCCCGGTCGAACTGCACGCGTACACCGAGTACGTAGTCGACTTGCGTCCCGACGACGTTTACCTGGTCGCCGCGTCGCCCTCGTGGTCCTACGGCCTCAACATGGGCACGATTATGTCGGGCGTCCGCGGGACAGCGATCGGCTGCTACCGCGGTCAGTTCGACCCCCTCACGTTCTTCGAAACCCTCGAAGAGTGGGATGTCGACAACGCGATGATTCCGCCGACGGCCCTTCGCCAGTCCCGAGCCGCCGGCATCGACTTGAGCGAGTACGATATCGATCTCCGGGTGCTGATTTCGGCGGGTGAAGCGCTCGATCAAGACACCGTCGACTGGTGCGAGGAGGGGCTCGGCGCACCGCCACAGGACTCCTACGGCCTCACGGAAGGTGGTATGGTCGTCTGCAACTACGCGTTCGACGACTGGGAGGTCAAACCCGGAAGCATGGGACGGACGATTCCCGGCACCGAGGTCGCACTGCTTGACGAAGACGGAAACGAAGTCGAGCAGGGCGAGGTCGGCGAGATCGCGATCAAACGCGACGACACCTCGACCGGAACCTACTGGGGCCGCCCGGAGAAGACCCTCGAGACGTTCACCGGCCTCTGGCTGCGGACCGGCGACCTCGCACGACAGGACGAGGACGGCTACTTCTGGTACGTGAGCCGCGCCGACAACGTCATCATTTCTTCGGGCTACCGAATCGGCCCCGAGGAAGTCGAGGAAACCTTGCTGAACCACCCTGCGGTCGAAGAAGCTGCAGTCGTCGGCAAGGACCACGACACGCGCGGCGAAATCGTGGCGGCGTACGTGACGCTCGTCGACGATTACGAACCGTCAGCCGACCTCGAGGACGAGCTCAGCGACTTCGCACGGGAGGAGCTCTCGAAACACGAATATCCACGCGAGATCGCGTTCATCGATGAGCTCCCGAAGACGGCGAGTGGAAAGATCAAGCGGGCCGAGCTCGGGGATTGA
- a CDS encoding flavin reductase family protein: protein MHIDPHEDSHSVYRTLTGLVVPRPIGWISTRSEAGVDNLAPYSFFNVVSVDPPILMFSPVDRPDGLTDTTVNVRETEEFVVNLVTHEFAEAMNQTSAELPPSESEFDHADLERAPSKRVEPPQVAGVAAAFECELHDVLDVGSNSLVLGEVVWVSVRDDITTSGKVDTAKLDIIGRLSGGSYDRIDNRFEMERPD from the coding sequence ATGCACATCGACCCTCACGAAGATTCTCACTCGGTGTACCGGACGTTGACCGGACTCGTCGTTCCCCGTCCGATCGGTTGGATTAGCACCCGCAGCGAAGCGGGTGTCGACAACCTCGCACCCTACAGTTTCTTCAACGTCGTCAGCGTCGATCCACCGATCCTCATGTTCTCCCCGGTCGACAGGCCGGACGGCCTCACGGATACCACGGTCAACGTCCGGGAGACCGAAGAGTTCGTTGTCAACCTCGTTACCCACGAGTTTGCGGAGGCGATGAACCAGACCAGCGCCGAACTGCCGCCGTCCGAAAGCGAGTTCGACCATGCAGACCTTGAGCGCGCACCCTCGAAACGCGTCGAACCGCCGCAAGTCGCGGGGGTGGCCGCCGCATTCGAGTGCGAACTGCACGACGTCCTCGACGTCGGCTCGAACTCGCTCGTACTGGGAGAAGTCGTTTGGGTCTCGGTGCGTGACGACATTACTACGAGCGGAAAGGTCGACACGGCGAAACTCGATATCATCGGACGCCTCTCCGGAGGGTCCTACGACAGAATCGACAATCGGTTCGAGATGGAGCGACCGGACTGA
- a CDS encoding alpha/beta fold hydrolase: MSDSDGVDEITHGTERVNDVSIHYVTAGSGPPLVLLHGWPQTWYEWRDVIPSFAADYTVIAPDLRGMGDSGTPQSGYDKDTVATDIRQLVHALGYGDERIALVGHDWGMPTAYAYAAQYREEVAALCVLEAGLPGVREDEKRHFWHTRFHGVQDLPERLVAGRERLYLEWFYKEGAYDPSAIDSDARGEYVRCYSQPGGLRGGFEYYRAYDDDAENNAAHAETPLEIPVLALGGAASFRSLPIEDMNAVAIDVEGEVFENAGHWIPEERPEYFVERVGSFLETAME; the protein is encoded by the coding sequence ATGTCCGACTCGGACGGAGTCGACGAGATAACGCATGGTACGGAACGCGTCAACGACGTTTCGATACATTACGTGACCGCTGGATCGGGGCCGCCGCTGGTCTTGCTCCACGGCTGGCCACAGACCTGGTACGAGTGGCGAGATGTTATCCCGTCGTTCGCTGCCGATTACACCGTTATCGCGCCTGATCTGCGGGGAATGGGCGATTCGGGGACGCCCCAGTCGGGGTACGACAAGGACACCGTCGCGACGGATATCCGGCAACTCGTTCACGCGCTCGGGTACGGCGACGAACGTATCGCGCTCGTCGGTCACGACTGGGGGATGCCGACGGCCTACGCCTACGCGGCCCAGTATCGAGAGGAGGTCGCCGCGCTCTGCGTCCTCGAGGCAGGACTCCCGGGCGTCCGCGAAGACGAAAAACGTCACTTCTGGCACACCCGGTTTCACGGCGTTCAGGACCTGCCGGAGCGACTCGTCGCCGGTCGGGAACGACTGTACCTCGAGTGGTTCTACAAGGAGGGCGCGTACGATCCCTCCGCGATCGATTCGGACGCCCGAGGCGAGTACGTTCGCTGTTACTCCCAGCCCGGCGGACTTCGCGGGGGCTTCGAGTACTACCGCGCATACGACGACGACGCCGAGAACAACGCGGCCCACGCCGAAACGCCCCTCGAGATACCGGTACTCGCACTCGGCGGTGCGGCGTCGTTCCGCAGCCTCCCGATCGAGGATATGAACGCGGTCGCCATCGACGTCGAGGGAGAGGTCTTCGAGAACGCCGGTCACTGGATCCCCGAGGAGCGCCCTGAGTACTTCGTCGAACGGGTCGGTTCGTTTCTCGAAACCGCGATGGAGTAA
- a CDS encoding thiolase family protein produces MTDAHVVGSGIIDFGEKYEWSFDDLLEGAYLDLVESVDHGINPTADIDAIWYGTLDIANEGSSGASVAHATGLFEKPATQIVNACATGSDAFRNAVQAVKAGDVEVALVIGAEKMLDSTEGLIGSAALERVWRGRGVTMPAFFGMRATRHMDQYETTREQIAEVSVKNHENGTKYPHAHQQFECSVDDVKDSATVSYPLNLYDCCPVTDGACAVLVTNDERAREFTDAPVRVAGYGLSTDSFMRGDDLALTNFPASRQASSMAYERSGYGPDDIDVAEVHDCFSITELITYEDLGFCEQGEGGAFIDDGIPHLDGEKPVNPSGGLLSKGHPIGATGVAQIAEIFEQLRGEAGDVQVPDAEVGMQHNIGIGRNATGAVSCVNILER; encoded by the coding sequence ATGACCGACGCACACGTCGTCGGCTCGGGCATCATCGACTTCGGCGAGAAGTACGAGTGGTCGTTCGACGACCTCCTCGAGGGGGCGTACCTCGATCTCGTCGAGAGCGTCGATCACGGCATCAACCCGACCGCTGACATCGACGCGATCTGGTACGGGACGCTCGACATCGCGAACGAGGGATCCTCGGGCGCTTCCGTCGCACACGCCACGGGTCTCTTCGAGAAGCCGGCGACCCAGATCGTCAACGCCTGTGCCACCGGTAGTGACGCCTTCCGAAACGCCGTTCAGGCCGTCAAGGCCGGCGATGTCGAAGTCGCGCTCGTCATCGGCGCGGAGAAAATGCTCGACTCGACGGAGGGACTCATCGGCAGTGCCGCCCTCGAGCGCGTCTGGCGCGGGCGCGGTGTGACGATGCCCGCGTTCTTCGGGATGCGAGCGACGCGCCACATGGACCAGTACGAGACTACCCGCGAACAGATCGCGGAGGTCTCCGTCAAGAACCACGAGAACGGGACGAAGTATCCCCACGCCCACCAGCAGTTCGAGTGTTCGGTCGACGACGTCAAGGACTCGGCGACGGTCTCGTACCCGCTGAACCTCTACGACTGCTGTCCCGTGACCGACGGCGCGTGTGCGGTGCTCGTGACCAACGACGAGCGCGCCCGCGAGTTCACCGACGCGCCGGTTCGAGTCGCCGGCTACGGGCTCTCGACCGACTCGTTCATGCGCGGCGACGATCTGGCGCTGACGAACTTCCCGGCCTCGAGACAGGCCTCGAGCATGGCCTATGAGCGATCGGGCTACGGTCCCGACGACATCGACGTCGCCGAGGTCCACGACTGCTTCTCCATTACCGAGCTGATCACGTACGAGGACCTCGGCTTCTGTGAACAGGGCGAGGGCGGTGCCTTTATCGACGACGGCATCCCCCACTTGGACGGTGAGAAGCCGGTCAACCCCTCCGGAGGTCTCCTTTCGAAGGGGCACCCGATCGGGGCCACCGGCGTCGCACAGATCGCCGAAATCTTCGAACAGCTACGAGGCGAAGCCGGCGACGTACAGGTTCCCGACGCAGAAGTCGGGATGCAACACAACATCGGTATCGGCCGCAACGCGACCGGAGCGGTCTCCTGCGTGAACATTCTGGAACGGTAG
- a CDS encoding Zn-ribbon domain-containing OB-fold protein, whose product MSGPRYHRTREQDQRLLAFECQSCGYVSFPDEKRTCKRCGDAPATFEEVQLAERGEIKTFVVQEYLPDDIEVPQPLAIVDLPQEDGSGESARVYGLLTETDLDELSVGTEVVARFRELFDDGERPINSFKFSVPREVKR is encoded by the coding sequence ATGAGTGGACCACGATATCACCGAACCAGAGAACAAGATCAACGCCTGCTGGCATTCGAGTGCCAGTCGTGTGGCTACGTGTCGTTTCCGGACGAAAAGCGGACGTGCAAACGCTGTGGCGACGCACCGGCGACGTTCGAAGAGGTGCAACTCGCCGAGCGGGGCGAGATCAAGACCTTCGTCGTCCAAGAGTACCTTCCCGACGATATCGAGGTGCCACAGCCACTAGCGATCGTCGACTTGCCACAGGAAGACGGCTCCGGCGAATCCGCTCGCGTCTACGGCCTGCTGACCGAGACGGACCTCGACGAGCTGTCGGTCGGGACCGAGGTCGTCGCCCGGTTCCGCGAACTGTTCGACGACGGTGAGCGGCCGATCAACTCCTTCAAGTTCTCGGTTCCCCGGGAGGTGAAACGATGA
- a CDS encoding thiolase family protein: MKDAVIVDAVRTPFGKRDGSFRDTHPQDLAAEPLTALRERNGFEPETIEDVIYGCVSPVDEQGLNIARLAPMVAGWGDVVPGVQLNRMCGSGQQATNFAAANIMADQHDVLIAGGVEHMTRVPMGSDGDGVTDTYFEHFDELTTQGEGAERIAEEYDLSREAVDEIAVDSQRRWGEAWEEGRYDDQVVPVETELDGEEIVVDKDEHPRPNTDLETLSNLPLSFREEGDGVHHPGNASGIVDGSSALLLASQEAAEEHGWEPMARVVQTEVVGVDPLTMLKGPIPATEQVLEKADMDIGDIDLFEVNEAFASVVGAWLEETGASWEDTNVNGGAIAHGHPLGATGAMLLTKLAHELERTGQDTALSTMCIGFGQGVATILERV, translated from the coding sequence ATGAAAGACGCAGTTATCGTCGACGCAGTACGAACACCGTTCGGCAAACGAGACGGATCCTTCCGGGACACCCATCCACAGGATCTCGCTGCAGAACCCCTGACGGCGCTCCGCGAGCGCAACGGTTTCGAGCCCGAAACGATTGAAGACGTCATCTACGGCTGTGTTTCGCCGGTCGACGAGCAGGGACTCAACATCGCTCGACTTGCTCCGATGGTCGCCGGCTGGGGTGACGTGGTTCCGGGCGTCCAGCTCAACCGGATGTGCGGATCGGGCCAGCAGGCAACGAACTTCGCGGCAGCCAATATCATGGCCGATCAGCACGACGTTCTCATCGCGGGCGGAGTCGAACACATGACGCGGGTCCCGATGGGCTCCGACGGCGACGGCGTTACCGACACGTACTTCGAACACTTCGACGAACTCACGACCCAAGGTGAAGGAGCCGAACGAATCGCCGAGGAGTACGACCTCTCACGGGAGGCCGTCGACGAAATCGCCGTCGACTCCCAACGCCGCTGGGGCGAAGCCTGGGAGGAGGGCCGATACGACGACCAAGTCGTGCCCGTCGAGACCGAACTCGACGGCGAGGAGATCGTCGTCGACAAAGACGAGCATCCCCGACCCAACACCGATCTCGAGACGCTCTCGAACCTACCGCTCTCATTCCGCGAGGAGGGCGACGGCGTCCACCATCCAGGCAACGCCTCGGGGATCGTCGACGGTTCGAGCGCGCTGTTGCTTGCGAGCCAAGAGGCCGCCGAAGAACACGGCTGGGAGCCGATGGCTCGCGTTGTCCAGACGGAAGTCGTCGGCGTCGATCCCCTGACGATGCTGAAGGGACCGATTCCCGCGACCGAGCAAGTGCTCGAGAAAGCCGACATGGATATCGGCGACATCGATCTGTTCGAGGTCAACGAGGCGTTCGCCTCCGTCGTCGGGGCCTGGCTCGAGGAGACCGGTGCGTCGTGGGAGGATACAAACGTGAACGGAGGGGCGATCGCCCACGGGCACCCGCTGGGTGCGACCGGGGCGATGTTGCTGACCAAACTCGCTCACGAACTCGAGCGCACCGGCCAGGACACTGCGCTATCGACGATGTGTATCGGCTTCGGTCAGGGCGTCGCGACCATCCTCGAGCGCGTCTGA
- a CDS encoding phosphotransferase family protein, translating to MISVSDNDRYLDRLVDEGALRRYLEDVLGEAESVSVLRHDEGHSNETLFVEWDDREFVVRRPPAGETADTAHEVLREYRTIDALQETAVPVPETVIACEDESIIGSEFYVMVREAGDVLRDAEPERFATPEYRSRIGEELVDALASIHSVDYEAVGLGDFGRPAGFTERQVDRWRQQLEWAFEVTENEREVPELEAIGDWLQEHVPSSHAHTLVHGDYKLDNVLFEPGVPPQLGAIFDWELSTLGDPLTDLGWMLLFWHDPSDPEPAMPELMGTFMAREGYPTRDELVERYERQTGVEFENRRFYQVLAAYKMAGLGEMFFRRYLEGNSADPLYPKMEDGVPLLAEQTLALIEGENRL from the coding sequence GTGATCAGCGTGTCAGATAACGATCGGTATCTGGACAGGCTCGTCGACGAAGGTGCGTTACGACGGTATCTCGAGGACGTGCTCGGCGAAGCCGAGTCCGTCTCGGTCCTCCGCCACGACGAAGGCCATTCGAACGAGACGTTGTTCGTCGAGTGGGACGACCGGGAGTTCGTGGTGCGTCGGCCACCCGCCGGAGAAACCGCAGACACGGCTCACGAGGTTCTCCGGGAGTATCGAACGATCGACGCCCTACAGGAGACGGCAGTACCGGTTCCGGAGACCGTTATCGCGTGCGAGGACGAGTCGATAATCGGCAGCGAGTTCTACGTCATGGTTCGAGAAGCGGGAGACGTCCTCAGAGACGCGGAACCCGAACGGTTCGCGACGCCCGAGTATCGGTCCCGGATCGGCGAGGAATTAGTCGATGCGCTCGCGAGCATCCACTCAGTTGACTATGAAGCGGTCGGACTGGGCGACTTCGGTCGACCGGCCGGATTCACCGAACGGCAGGTCGACCGATGGCGACAACAACTCGAGTGGGCGTTCGAGGTAACAGAAAACGAGCGCGAAGTACCCGAACTCGAGGCGATCGGTGACTGGCTTCAGGAACACGTTCCGTCGAGCCACGCCCACACGCTGGTTCACGGGGATTACAAACTCGACAATGTGCTGTTCGAACCGGGCGTCCCGCCGCAGCTGGGTGCCATTTTCGACTGGGAACTCTCTACGCTCGGCGACCCCCTCACCGATCTGGGGTGGATGCTACTCTTCTGGCATGATCCGTCGGACCCGGAACCCGCGATGCCGGAACTGATGGGGACGTTCATGGCTCGAGAAGGGTATCCCACTCGAGACGAACTCGTCGAGCGATACGAGCGACAGACCGGCGTCGAATTCGAAAATCGTCGCTTCTATCAGGTTCTCGCAGCGTACAAGATGGCCGGACTCGGCGAGATGTTCTTCCGGCGGTATCTCGAGGGGAACTCGGCAGATCCCTTGTATCCGAAGATGGAAGACGGCGTGCCGCTTCTCGCTGAACAGACGCTTGCACTCATCGAGGGCGAGAATCGCCTCTGA